From Cellulosimicrobium sp. ES-005, one genomic window encodes:
- a CDS encoding TetR/AcrR family transcriptional regulator — protein MSTQPRTARGNRTRAKILAAAEQVFAQVGYHDASIVKITESAGVGQGTFYLYFESKIDVFDELVDDLNRRVRHAMIEASSQADTRLAAERAGFEAFFRFTAEHPALYRIVRQAEFVSPGALRRHYSRIVEGYMTGLDKARANGEVGHDVDPEVAAWALMGIGEIVGMRWVLWGGRWDESAEPPSYDTAAAEVPPHVFEQTMQFIERALAVPRPAAEAGATARSGSTTEGDAQ, from the coding sequence ATGAGCACCCAGCCCCGCACCGCCCGCGGCAACCGCACGCGGGCCAAGATCCTCGCCGCGGCCGAGCAGGTGTTCGCCCAGGTCGGGTACCACGACGCGTCGATCGTCAAGATCACCGAGTCCGCGGGCGTCGGGCAGGGCACGTTCTACCTGTACTTCGAGTCGAAGATCGACGTGTTCGACGAGCTCGTCGACGACCTCAACCGCCGCGTGCGGCACGCGATGATCGAGGCGAGCTCGCAGGCGGACACCCGCCTCGCCGCCGAGCGCGCCGGCTTCGAGGCCTTCTTCCGCTTCACCGCCGAGCACCCGGCGCTCTACCGGATCGTGCGGCAGGCCGAGTTCGTCTCGCCCGGCGCGCTGCGTCGGCACTACTCGCGCATCGTCGAGGGCTACATGACGGGCCTCGACAAGGCGCGCGCGAACGGCGAGGTGGGCCACGACGTCGACCCGGAGGTCGCCGCGTGGGCGCTGATGGGGATCGGGGAGATCGTCGGCATGCGCTGGGTCCTGTGGGGCGGGCGCTGGGACGAGAGCGCGGAGCCGCCGTCGTACGACACCGCGGCCGCCGAGGTCCCGCCGCACGTCTTCGAGCAGACCATGCAGTTCATCGAGCGCGCGCTCGCCGTACCGCGACCCGCCGCCGAGGCCGGAGCCACGGCCCGGTCCGGATCCACGACCGAAGGAGACGCGCAGTGA